In the genome of Thermodesulfobacteriota bacterium, the window GTTCTTCAAAGCCCTGCTCTTTCTCGGTGCCGGTTCGGTCATCGTCGCGCTTCATCATGAGGAAGACATGCGGCGAATGGGGGGGCTCAAGCGCGCGATGCCCATCACGTATGGGACGATGCTCTTCGGGTGGTTGGCGATCGCAGGACTTCCGCCCTTCTCCGGCTTCTTCAGCAAGGACGAGATCCTCTGGCGCACGTGGACGAGTCCGGCGCTTCCGGAGCCATGGGGGCGCGTGCTCTGGATGATCGGATTGGCGACGGCGATTCTCACGGCCGCGTACATGACGCG includes:
- a CDS encoding proton-conducting transporter membrane subunit translates to FFKALLFLGAGSVIVALHHEEDMRRMGGLKRAMPITYGTMLFGWLAIAGLPPFSGFFSKDEILWRTWTSPALPEPWGRVLWMIGLATAILTAAYMTRLMVLTFEGEER